The Chitinophaga caeni genome segment GGTAAAACTATTGATAAAGACAGCACCTACAACAATTTGTTCCGCAGGCCGGAACATGCATTAAATGCAGGTTTAGGTTACCAGGTCAATGATCAACTTTTCCTTTCCCTGGTAGGTAAATGGTATAGCAAGCGCTGGGAGAAGCAGTATAATGCACCTTCCGTTCCATTGAAAAGTTATTATACGGTAGATGTATACGCATCTTATCAAATCAATAAACATCTCAACCTTTTCGTTGACGCCCGCAATATCACCGATCAAGAATATTTTGATATCTGGGGATATAATAACAGGAAATTCAATGTCAACGGCGGATTACAATTTAATTTTTAATATACACATATAATAATCACATGATGGAAAACAAGAAAATTAACCCGAGAACAGGTTTATTAGTACTCTTCATCCTGATTGTAGGAACCCTGAGAGTGCTTAATAGCGGTGAGCTTACCCCCTTTTCTAATTTCACACCGATCGGTGCAATGGCCCTGTTTGGCGGCGCTTATTTTTCGGACAAATGGAAGGCTTACCTGTTTCCTTTATTGGCTTTATGGCTAAGCGATGTTGTAATGATGCAGTTTGTTTATAAATCTGATTTAAGTGGATTGTTATACCGGGGCTGGTATTACAACTATATTGCATTTGCCGGCATGGTGCTTATCGGCCAATGGATACATAAAATTACCGTCATGAAATTTATCCTGGGTGCGGTTGGCGCCGCATTATTTCACTGGATCGTATCTGACTTCGGTGTATGGATGTCAGGCGGCACCAACATCCTTACCGGTCAACCATTTACGAGGGATTTCAACGGTTATTTGCAATGCTTGGACCTGGCGATTCCATATTTGCAAAGAATGTTACTTGGAAATATTATGTACGGGGCCATCATGTTTGGAACTTACGAACTCATCAAACGTAAATATCCAACACTGGCATACGCGAATGCATAGGCGCAGCGTGTCTCCATCCATATTTCCGGGTATTTTATGTTCCCGCCAATATTGCTAATAAATCCTGATCCCGCTATGCCAAACATATATTGCCATAGCGGGATTTTCATATCAACAAATCCTTTGAAAATGATTTGCTCTTCATTTTTACCGGCAGCTACCCAAATGATCTACGATATGGGATTATCCCATCACCTGCAAGGGGTTACATTTGAATGTCCACCCGTTGCAAAAGGGCAACCTGCTATTGTTAGATGCGTGCTTGAAGGGTTCCAATATTCAAGTACGGAGATAGACCGTATCTTTTCTGCCTCCAAAGCACAGGGAAAAAGTTTATACTTCGTAGACGAGCCGCTTCTTGCCAAAATTGCACCTAGTATCATCTTCACGCAAGATGTCTGCGAGGTTTGCCAAATCGATACACGCTGTACCCAACAGGCCATAGATGCTTTACCCCAAAAACCAGAAATCGTTACGCTTTCACCGGACAACCTCGATGACGTTTTTCAATGCGCGGTTGATATCGCCCAAGCCCTTGGGGAAGAGTCTGCTGCTTTTCATTACCTTGCAAAGTTGCAATCAAGAATTGATGGCATTATCGATACATTACGGCAGCACCGGGCAAAGCTCAAAAGGGTAATGCTGATGGAATGGATGCACCCGGTTTATAATTGCGGGCATTGGATCCCGATGCAAATTGCCTACGCTGGCGGGGTGGATATGCTGTCTAACCCCGGCGGGGATTCCATTGTCACTTCCTGGGAAAAAATAAAGAAGTATAACCCCGAGATACTAGTAATAGCTCCTTGCGGGTTCATGATTGATAGGAGTATGGAAGAAATTCACCTGCTAACCGGGCTCGATGGTTGGAAGCAATTGAAAGCCGTGCAGGATAATAAGGTTTACCTGGCAGATTACGATTTGTTTACACAACCCAGCGCCAGCACATTGGTGGATGGTATTAGCGTATTATCACATATCTTCCACCCGGAGATATGCGAAA includes the following:
- a CDS encoding ABC transporter substrate-binding protein; its protein translation is MICSSFLPAATQMIYDMGLSHHLQGVTFECPPVAKGQPAIVRCVLEGFQYSSTEIDRIFSASKAQGKSLYFVDEPLLAKIAPSIIFTQDVCEVCQIDTRCTQQAIDALPQKPEIVTLSPDNLDDVFQCAVDIAQALGEESAAFHYLAKLQSRIDGIIDTLRQHRAKLKRVMLMEWMHPVYNCGHWIPMQIAYAGGVDMLSNPGGDSIVTSWEKIKKYNPEILVIAPCGFMIDRSMEEIHLLTGLDGWKQLKAVQDNKVYLADYDLFTQPSASTLVDGISVLSHIFHPEICEIPNRLLTKFKHLPQEIEVFI
- a CDS encoding DUF6580 family putative transport protein; the encoded protein is MMENKKINPRTGLLVLFILIVGTLRVLNSGELTPFSNFTPIGAMALFGGAYFSDKWKAYLFPLLALWLSDVVMMQFVYKSDLSGLLYRGWYYNYIAFAGMVLIGQWIHKITVMKFILGAVGAALFHWIVSDFGVWMSGGTNILTGQPFTRDFNGYLQCLDLAIPYLQRMLLGNIMYGAIMFGTYELIKRKYPTLAYANA